A genomic region of Sneathia sanguinegens contains the following coding sequences:
- a CDS encoding thymidine kinase, with amino-acid sequence MKKTVGSLEVITGSMFSGKSEELIRRIRRAKYAKQKLLVFSPKIDNRYGENGIYSHNQNNVKAYSVKDVDEMLKILYENPDVEVIGIDEIQFFDKNVVDFCKECVKLGKRVIVAGLDLDFKGDPFAPLPELMALADFVEKLSAICTICGNRAYASQRLIDGKPAFDDDPLVAVGSVEKYEARCRLHHIVKKRKSIQDAIEFIILMDNEDIDIKSIQKLKNYEFIRFDISKKVKDLRDELLKKHEENKKLAVIIKNSISTKIEGNYEIIDLLTEFVKISNINLVIVKNIESLLTTCSLLNKGSLNISKIYYTDDKIDLKRIKDNTDVNMIKI; translated from the coding sequence TTGAAAAAAACTGTTGGAAGCCTTGAAGTGATAACAGGGAGCATGTTTTCTGGGAAAAGTGAAGAACTTATCAGAAGAATTAGAAGAGCAAAATATGCTAAGCAAAAATTGTTAGTTTTTAGCCCTAAAATTGATAATAGATATGGAGAAAATGGTATATATTCACATAATCAAAATAATGTGAAAGCATATTCAGTAAAAGATGTAGATGAAATGTTGAAAATTTTATATGAAAATCCTGATGTTGAAGTTATAGGTATAGATGAAATTCAATTTTTTGACAAAAATGTTGTTGATTTTTGTAAAGAATGTGTAAAATTAGGAAAAAGAGTAATAGTTGCAGGATTAGATTTAGATTTTAAAGGTGATCCTTTTGCTCCCTTACCAGAACTTATGGCACTTGCAGATTTTGTAGAAAAATTATCTGCAATATGCACAATTTGTGGAAATCGTGCATATGCGAGTCAAAGATTAATAGATGGTAAACCAGCATTTGATGATGATCCCCTAGTTGCTGTAGGAAGTGTGGAAAAATATGAAGCTAGATGTAGATTACATCATATTGTAAAGAAAAGAAAGTCAATACAAGATGCAATAGAATTTATAATTTTAATGGATAATGAGGATATTGATATTAAGTCCATACAAAAATTAAAAAATTATGAATTTATAAGATTTGATATAAGTAAAAAAGTTAAAGATTTAAGAGATGAATTATTAAAAAAACATGAAGAAAATAAAAAATTAGCTGTTATTATAAAAAATAGTATTTCTACAAAAATAGAAGGTAACTATGAAATTATAGATTTACTTACAGAATTTGTAAAAATTTCAAATATTAATTTAGTTATAGTAAAAAATATAGAAAGCTTATTAACAACTTGTTCTTTATTGAATAAAGGTTCATTGAATATCTCAAAAATTTATTATACAGATGATAAAATAGATTTAAAACGAATAAAAGATAATACAGATGTAAATATGATAAAAATTTAG
- a CDS encoding S8 family serine peptidase has translation MKKNIIIALGLLALVSCSSIDKTGLLKKEVKVKFVKSNNFDDKLYEQKEGKEKYLDLLSAKNFEFTGDFLYKGEKIAIDKEISPELKILYAFSKKVKDKNLVFIKIQDKFGKTKDIELNQEVSEKDLPQVKDGIRYKDLKKNSDNRIKYSVITMDNSEEEKKDYSKYYKFDKYEDLDDLTTNKRAYVRTYTNGDFGNISKVNVDFGEKLVDYRDNLNELLTNLSKTTLKFSNDGKTIEGGFNTDLVKKIEAKENVKFVTEILDEDKQSIGIHNISRKIIKDGVVIFEKKEKTYVAFSGTTVGVTDSTFYEVSPEVEARMIRYTPKNLDYSPKKNPELQGLFREHGTTVIGSMIDEIALGDGDWFNKLQVLYIPKQLVRQGAKGNLKIEFDIKKELTYNELSNLVLNISQRSLTAASTIQKNTNRVTDEKLDQLIKELLVLQKYNMKMVVVDKLLKLTDTSKVTSTIENEAGTYLAFISNGELEENEKDKIKEEFKKFVNEKYTELKALNDEKRKENINKGYKSIYEDLLRCYEEYFNITEVDNLKQTDLHFATVSMGDKDNGKLRRDPSKYVAKMLEENKNIKAINMSYGAEQSYYEYESIKNMTQEEKQKAVDEYNKNEEFRTAVKIWLASNDYGHMETYQKESAGTLGIPSVLKYFESRNKITVADYQKLLDLRMLELKAALNHNKELVNTNSDVLFVVSAGNTKNNEGKTDVDLSRFNQDGSKVLYLDPDKKYSQNFVDVPLYLNDLEKDKAKKEGKKYKYNPSYRKNLLSVVGLTNNFLRKNSTDSISEEWGLITLSGASALEKKEYAVFMHERLEQLEKILSDIENNPSKYPEKYKNEIKAQINTINNLSIIDKNHPIDPDGRLSNFSFARAGKAKLWTVASEGWYVYNKKLTKEDKKYNPDDTKDVNAFLNNDYVGSNFNNIGSSFAAPRVTAIAGVLSTKFPWLTAQQIKQVILTTATDDYRMKVDAKTKKVIGIVGKYGPDDVIGWGIVNKYKAYLGLARLTRALTIETGNEDFIANIPYGTYEFSNDIQGAFDPYLYASSRKESNLTQIEGIILQNISKFDPSYVMSEQFDKDNPKIIEILSKINQTKGDIYSNMYPKFEKYMSTLEDYEKDMFVDAGLVKKGKGTLILSGDNKYKDPTIVEEGTLILRGSSTSPILIHKDAKLKLDMKYLEIIKNATKQKETDPDYNSSITADVINYGSLYSYSTSDRIKATYAPKKDSKTYIASFGHLDIDNLDLSETNEFDFDIFRKKGSSIFNISYDENENVKNEDIYRKTVLTINKLSKKDEYKITFGTRAISPYVDLLIEKEEIANDKDNIKVKATLIKKEINPQSMETVNKIMAELKGKKDKSSIEKICSLSMLNENDEEKIKAKSLANSERLGYEIVDLKNSKILERLNIKGNVDKFNIYFDLMNQNKFDLESNITINGFNLGFERNSKYNKFGVTFNYTNSVLFDYNKKQKKLATALGNNFGLSLYDKFEYNKGYVSLILGFDYLNKKIEREKDNYLNSSDIIMNLNLEGGYKFVLPKNVSIEPFVGTNLLGYVRGSFDENIEFGYKADREKYLKANMTIGTRVRAQITDSWNLGGFISYTKYLTDPTLKLKATLKEYDFKNTIKGISLEDNYIKYGFDARKKIKNNMEIQISYMGKNIKTQGLGLGFKYEF, from the coding sequence ATGAAAAAAAATATAATAATAGCATTAGGATTACTAGCATTAGTTTCATGTAGTAGTATAGATAAGACTGGATTACTGAAAAAAGAAGTTAAAGTAAAATTTGTTAAATCAAATAATTTTGATGATAAATTATATGAGCAAAAAGAAGGTAAGGAAAAATATTTAGATTTATTAAGTGCCAAAAATTTTGAATTTACAGGGGATTTTTTATACAAAGGAGAAAAAATAGCAATTGATAAGGAAATTTCTCCAGAATTAAAAATACTTTATGCTTTTTCTAAGAAAGTTAAGGATAAAAATTTAGTTTTTATTAAGATTCAAGATAAATTTGGTAAAACAAAAGATATTGAACTAAATCAAGAAGTTAGTGAAAAGGATTTACCACAAGTAAAAGATGGTATAAGATATAAAGATTTGAAAAAGAATAGTGATAATAGAATAAAATATTCTGTAATAACAATGGATAATTCAGAAGAAGAAAAAAAAGACTATTCAAAATACTATAAATTTGATAAATATGAAGACTTAGATGATTTAACAACGAATAAAAGAGCTTATGTTAGAACTTATACAAATGGAGATTTTGGTAATATATCAAAAGTTAATGTAGATTTTGGAGAAAAATTAGTTGATTATAGGGATAATTTGAATGAACTATTAACTAATCTATCAAAAACTACATTAAAATTTTCTAACGATGGTAAAACAATTGAAGGTGGCTTTAATACAGACTTAGTTAAAAAAATAGAAGCCAAAGAAAATGTAAAATTTGTAACAGAAATTTTGGATGAAGATAAACAAAGTATAGGTATACATAATATTTCAAGAAAAATAATAAAAGACGGAGTTGTAATTTTTGAAAAAAAAGAAAAAACATATGTGGCTTTTTCAGGAACAACTGTAGGAGTAACAGATTCAACTTTCTATGAAGTTTCTCCAGAAGTTGAAGCGAGAATGATAAGATATACTCCAAAAAATTTAGATTATTCTCCTAAAAAAAATCCTGAATTACAAGGTCTATTTCGTGAACATGGAACTACCGTAATAGGATCAATGATAGATGAAATAGCTTTAGGAGATGGTGATTGGTTTAATAAGCTACAAGTGCTATATATTCCAAAACAATTAGTTAGACAAGGTGCAAAGGGTAATTTAAAAATTGAATTCGATATAAAAAAAGAATTAACATATAATGAATTATCTAATCTTGTTCTAAATATAAGTCAAAGAAGTTTAACTGCAGCTTCAACAATTCAAAAAAATACAAATAGGGTTACTGATGAAAAATTAGATCAATTAATAAAAGAATTACTTGTATTACAAAAATATAATATGAAAATGGTAGTAGTTGATAAATTATTAAAATTAACAGATACTTCTAAGGTAACGAGTACTATTGAAAATGAAGCTGGTACATATTTGGCATTTATTTCAAATGGAGAACTTGAAGAAAATGAAAAAGATAAGATAAAAGAAGAATTTAAAAAATTTGTAAATGAAAAATATACTGAACTTAAGGCTTTAAATGATGAAAAAAGAAAAGAAAATATTAATAAAGGCTATAAGTCAATATATGAAGATCTTTTAAGATGCTATGAAGAATATTTTAATATAACAGAAGTAGATAATTTAAAACAAACAGATTTACATTTTGCAACAGTTTCTATGGGGGATAAAGATAATGGTAAATTAAGAAGAGATCCTTCAAAATATGTTGCAAAAATGCTTGAAGAAAATAAAAATATTAAAGCAATTAATATGTCATATGGGGCTGAACAAAGTTATTATGAATATGAATCAATAAAAAATATGACTCAAGAAGAAAAACAAAAAGCAGTTGATGAATATAATAAAAATGAAGAATTTAGAACAGCTGTAAAAATATGGCTTGCTTCAAATGATTATGGTCATATGGAAACATATCAAAAAGAATCAGCAGGTACTTTAGGAATACCAAGTGTTTTAAAATATTTTGAATCAAGAAATAAAATAACAGTAGCTGATTACCAAAAATTACTAGATTTGCGTATGTTAGAATTAAAGGCTGCATTAAATCATAATAAAGAATTAGTAAATACAAACTCTGATGTTTTATTTGTAGTATCTGCAGGAAATACAAAAAATAATGAAGGTAAAACAGATGTTGATTTATCTAGATTTAATCAAGATGGTTCAAAAGTTTTATATTTAGATCCAGATAAAAAATACTCACAAAATTTTGTTGATGTACCTCTATATTTAAATGATTTAGAAAAAGATAAAGCTAAAAAAGAAGGAAAAAAATATAAATATAACCCAAGTTATAGAAAGAACTTATTAAGTGTTGTTGGTTTAACAAATAATTTCTTGAGAAAAAATTCAACAGATAGTATTTCAGAAGAATGGGGCTTAATAACATTAAGTGGTGCATCAGCCCTTGAAAAGAAAGAATATGCTGTATTTATGCATGAAAGATTAGAACAACTTGAAAAAATTCTTTCTGATATTGAAAATAATCCTTCAAAATATCCTGAAAAATATAAAAATGAAATAAAAGCACAAATAAATACAATTAATAACTTAAGTATTATTGATAAAAATCATCCTATTGATCCAGATGGACGATTATCTAACTTTTCATTTGCAAGAGCTGGTAAGGCAAAATTATGGACAGTAGCTAGTGAAGGATGGTACGTATATAATAAAAAATTAACAAAGGAAGATAAAAAATATAATCCTGATGATACAAAGGATGTAAATGCTTTTTTAAATAATGACTATGTAGGTTCAAATTTTAATAATATTGGATCTAGTTTTGCAGCACCAAGAGTAACAGCAATAGCTGGAGTATTGTCAACAAAATTCCCATGGCTAACAGCACAACAAATAAAGCAAGTTATACTAACAACAGCTACAGATGATTATAGAATGAAAGTTGATGCTAAAACTAAAAAAGTAATAGGTATAGTTGGAAAGTATGGACCAGATGATGTTATTGGTTGGGGTATTGTAAATAAATATAAGGCATATTTAGGATTAGCAAGATTAACAAGAGCATTAACAATAGAAACAGGAAATGAAGATTTTATTGCAAATATTCCTTATGGTACATATGAATTTTCAAATGATATACAAGGAGCATTTGATCCATATTTATATGCTTCAAGTAGAAAAGAATCAAATCTAACTCAAATAGAAGGTATAATTTTACAAAATATTAGTAAATTTGATCCTTCATATGTTATGTCTGAACAATTTGATAAGGATAATCCAAAAATAATTGAAATTTTATCAAAAATTAATCAAACAAAAGGAGATATATATTCTAATATGTATCCAAAATTTGAAAAATATATGTCTACTTTAGAAGATTATGAAAAAGATATGTTTGTTGATGCAGGTCTAGTTAAAAAAGGAAAAGGAACATTAATTTTATCTGGAGATAATAAATATAAAGATCCTACTATAGTTGAAGAAGGTACACTGATTCTTAGAGGAAGTTCAACTTCACCAATTTTAATACATAAAGATGCAAAATTGAAATTAGATATGAAATATCTTGAAATTATCAAAAATGCTACTAAACAAAAAGAAACTGATCCAGACTATAATTCAAGTATAACAGCAGATGTTATTAATTATGGTAGTTTATATTCATATTCAACTTCAGATAGAATAAAAGCAACATATGCTCCAAAAAAAGATTCAAAGACATATATTGCATCTTTTGGGCATTTGGATATTGATAATTTAGATTTATCTGAAACAAATGAATTTGATTTTGATATATTCAGAAAAAAAGGAAGTTCTATATTCAATATAAGTTATGATGAAAATGAAAATGTAAAAAATGAAGATATTTATAGAAAAACTGTACTAACAATAAATAAACTTTCTAAAAAAGATGAATATAAAATAACTTTTGGTACTAGAGCGATTAGTCCATATGTTGATTTATTAATAGAAAAAGAAGAAATAGCTAATGATAAAGATAATATAAAAGTAAAAGCTACTTTAATTAAAAAAGAAATAAATCCTCAAAGTATGGAAACTGTTAATAAGATTATGGCAGAACTTAAAGGTAAGAAAGATAAATCATCTATTGAAAAAATTTGTAGTTTGTCAATGTTAAATGAAAATGATGAAGAAAAAATTAAGGCAAAATCTTTAGCAAATTCAGAAAGATTAGGTTATGAAATTGTAGATCTTAAAAATAGTAAAATATTAGAAAGATTGAATATAAAGGGAAATGTTGATAAATTTAATATTTACTTTGATTTGATGAATCAAAATAAATTCGACTTAGAATCAAATATAACAATCAATGGATTTAATTTAGGTTTTGAAAGAAATTCAAAATATAATAAATTCGGAGTAACTTTTAACTATACAAACTCAGTATTATTTGACTATAATAAAAAACAAAAGAAATTAGCTACAGCATTAGGTAATAATTTTGGCTTAAGTTTGTATGATAAATTTGAATATAATAAAGGATATGTTTCATTAATTCTAGGTTTTGATTATTTAAATAAAAAAATTGAAAGAGAAAAAGATAATTATTTAAATTCAAGTGATATAATAATGAATCTTAACTTAGAAGGAGGATATAAATTTGTATTACCAAAAAATGTATCAATAGAACCTTTTGTTGGAACAAATTTACTAGGTTATGTAAGAGGAAGTTTTGATGAAAATATTGAATTCGGTTATAAGGCAGATAGAGAAAAATATTTAAAAGCTAATATGACTATTGGTACTAGAGTAAGAGCACAAATAACAGATAGTTGGAATTTAGGTGGCTTTATATCTTATACAAAATATTTAACTGATCCAACACTTAAACTAAAAGCAACATTAAAAGAATATGATTTTAAGAACACAATTAAAGGTATTAGCCTAGAAGATAATTATATTAAATATGGTTTTGATGCTCGTAAAAAAATAAAAAATAATATGGAAATTCAAATATCATATATGGGTAAAAATATAAAAACACAAGGTCTAGGTTTAGGATTTAAGTATGAATTTTAG
- a CDS encoding HAD family hydrolase, with protein sequence MKNIAAFFDVDGTIFRNSLLIEHFKLLIKSGNLSMDAWTSSVEKNFEKWAKREGDYDTYLEDLVNKYVDGLKNISIDVVDQIAAEVIEKKANKLYRYTKHAIDYHKKMGHKLILISGSPDFLVKKMAKKLDFDAYSATIYVKKNKVYTGEQIPMWDSPSKEKAIKSYVDKYNLDLEKCYSYGDTTGDLSMLKLVGHPYAINPAKKLLNKIYEDEILQKKVIIIVERKDVIYKLSTKHISYIE encoded by the coding sequence ATGAAAAATATTGCAGCATTCTTTGATGTTGATGGCACAATATTCAGAAATTCCTTATTAATAGAACATTTTAAACTATTAATTAAATCAGGAAATTTAAGTATGGATGCTTGGACTTCATCAGTAGAAAAAAATTTTGAAAAATGGGCAAAAAGAGAAGGCGATTATGACACTTATCTTGAAGACCTAGTCAATAAATATGTTGACGGTTTAAAAAATATTAGCATAGATGTCGTTGATCAAATCGCAGCTGAGGTAATCGAAAAAAAAGCTAACAAACTTTATCGTTACACAAAACATGCAATAGATTATCATAAAAAAATGGGACATAAATTAATTTTAATTTCTGGTAGTCCAGATTTTCTTGTTAAAAAAATGGCAAAAAAGCTAGACTTTGATGCTTATTCTGCAACAATTTATGTTAAGAAAAATAAGGTATACACTGGTGAACAAATACCTATGTGGGATAGTCCAAGCAAAGAAAAAGCAATTAAATCTTATGTTGATAAATATAATTTAGATTTAGAAAAATGTTATTCTTATGGGGACACTACAGGAGATTTATCTATGCTTAAATTAGTTGGACATCCCTATGCAATTAATCCTGCCAAGAAATTATTAAATAAAATATATGAAGATGAAATTTTACAAAAAAAAGTTATTATTATTGTAGAAAGAAAAGATGTTATATACAAGCTTTCAACAAAACATATCAGTTATATTGAATAA
- a CDS encoding DUF2513 domain-containing protein, whose protein sequence is MILDKDLIRQILLYVEENGNDKMPVYNIEIDGYTDEEIKYHFKRLLEADIINGEVVGLQGNKIRFNCLTWYGHEYLDSIRDKGLWEKVKRDIEVYGVKSVTLDIIKAYAEKIIKEKLGI, encoded by the coding sequence ATGATATTAGATAAAGACTTAATAAGGCAAATACTACTGTATGTTGAAGAAAATGGAAATGATAAAATGCCAGTATATAACATTGAAATTGACGGATATACAGATGAAGAGATTAAGTACCATTTTAAACGATTATTAGAAGCAGATATTATTAATGGAGAAGTTGTAGGACTTCAAGGTAACAAGATCAGGTTTAATTGTTTAACTTGGTATGGTCATGAATACTTAGATAGCATAAGAGATAAAGGATTGTGGGAAAAGGTAAAAAGAGATATAGAGGTTTATGGTGTTAAAAGTGTTACTTTAGATATTATAAAAGCTTACGCAGAAAAAATAATTAAAGAAAAATTGGGAATATAA